In Fervidobacterium sp., the sequence CTTGAGTTATCATTCTGACTTTCCGAGGTATAATATTTCGCATTGCTGAGATTGTAAAGTTAGATAAACCTGTTACAAGTGTAACTCCAATGGTCATGATAAGGGTATTTCTCAAATTATTTGTGACAGCTAAAGTAGAACATATGCCAAGTATTTGTACAAACACCGGATTCTCAATCCATAAGTTGTTTTTAAATATCTTTTTATATTCGGACATATTAATTCACCCCCAAGAGGTTCCTTAGTATAGGAATATAATTCCTTATTATATTTTCAATAGACTTGGATGTTAGCGTCGCACCTGTTATTGCATCTACCATACCATCTTCTTTTGAATCTGGAACCTTAGTTGTTGAAACGATAATACCGTTTTTTATCGATTCATTTTCAAATTGCCTTTTGAACCAATCTTCCTCTATTCTACCACCAAGACCAGGTGTTTCGTTCTGTGATATAAAATCTATTCCTACTATTTTTGACACATCTTTGTTTACAGCAAGAGCACCCGTGATCGTCCCCCACAATCCACTTCCGCTAAAGATAATAGTGTATATTTCCTCACCGTCTACAACTGATTTGTAAAGCTCATATTCTTTAACGTCTTCTTTTATTACTGAAGATTTGAATTTTTCTATTGCTTCTTCGTCAGAAACGTACTGTATACCTACAGCGTTCAAAATAGCTTTTATTTTGAAAAGTTCCTGATTTTTCTTTACCATTCCCGCTGTAAACGTATTTAGTCCAGATAAAATGAGCACGAAAAGGAATGTTACGCTTATCGTAAAGACAACAGTGTAAGTTTTTCCTTCTCTATTAAATTTCATGCTTTCACCTTCTTTGTACCTTGTTCAGCTTGTTTTGGAGAAACCTTCTTTCTGTCCTGTAATATTTCATCAAGCAACGGAGCAAAAGTGTTACCAATCAGAATTGCAAAGCTCCAGCCCTCCGGAAAAAGCGAGAAAGTCCTTATTAAAATTCCTGTTAAACCGATTATAATCCCATACAACCATTGTGATCTTATTTTCTTCGGGGCTGTTATCGGTTCCGTAGCCATGAATACAGTTATAAAAATCAAGCTTCCGGAGAGAATTGCAGGTAATGT encodes:
- a CDS encoding FMN-binding protein → MKFNREGKTYTVVFTISVTFLFVLILSGLNTFTAGMVKKNQELFKIKAILNAVGIQYVSDEEAIEKFKSSVIKEDVKEYELYKSVVDGEEIYTIIFSGSGLWGTITGALAVNKDVSKIVGIDFISQNETPGLGGRIEEDWFKRQFENESIKNGIIVSTTKVPDSKEDGMVDAITGATLTSKSIENIIRNYIPILRNLLGVN